CTAATAATAGAACCATATACCTTAAGTTTGCCATGACTGAAAACAGAGAAAATGAAATAGAAATTAATAAAGAAGAATTTCGAAAAATTGGATATCAGTTGATTGACAAGATTGCTGATTTTATTGACTCAATTGATAAAAAACCAGTTACAACAAAAAAGCTCCCAAGTGAATTACAAGAATTGATAGGAGACAACCCTCTTCCTGAAAATGGTACATCTCCCAAGGAATTACTATCAAAAACCTCAGACTTACTATTCAACAATTCTTTACTCAACGGTCATCCTAAATTTTTAGGCTATATAACTTCTTCGGCCGCCCCATTGGGTGCTTTAGCAGATTTGTTAGCAGCTTCTGTTAATCCAAATGTGGGTGCCCATATTTTAAGTCCAATGGCTACTGAAATTGAAAAGCAAACGATTAAATGGTTAGCGGAATTTATTGGTGTTTCTCCTAATTATGGAGGCTTATTAGTGAGTGGTGGAAATATGGCAAATTTCACTGCCTTTTTAGCTGCTAGAACGGCAAAAGCACCGCAAAGCATTAAAGAACATGGAATTTCAAATGATTCAGAAAAACTGACTATTTATTGCTCTAAAGCCACACATACTTGGGTGGAAAAGGCCGCCATTTTATTTGGTCTGGGCACTAATTCCATTCGATGGATACAAACAACTCCATCAAATAAGTTAGATGAGAAAATTTTAGAAAAAACCATTAAGGAAGACATCAAAAATGGCAGTAAACCTATCATGCTTATAGGAACAGCTGGTGACGTAAGCACAGGCGTAGTGGATAATCTTAAGAATCTCTCCACTATTAGTAAAAAATACGACATGTGGTTTCATATAGATGGTGCTTATGGTATTCCGGCAGCAGTTATTCCTTCGTTAAAAAGCTTATTTGAGGGTGTTTCAGAAGCAGATTCCATTGCCCTCGACCCGCACAAATGGCTTTATAGTCCGCTGGAAGCAGGATGTACACTCGTGAAAAATCCACAACATTTGATTGACACGTTTAGCTCGCATCCTGAGTATTACAATTTTAATAATCCAGAAGGAGAAATAGCTCAGAATTATTACGAATTCGGACTGCAAAACTCTCGAGGATTTAGAGCCCTAAAAGTGTGGCTCACTTTACAGCAAGTAGGAAGAAGCGGCTACGAAAAATTAATAAGTGAGGATATTCAATTGTCTGAATTACTATTTTCCCTTGCAGAAAATCATGAAGAATTAGAGGCTGTCACTCAAAACTTAAGCATAACTACATTTAGATACAAACCTTTTAATAATGCAGACGAAGACTACCTAAATAAATTAAACGAAGCCATATTAAATGAACTACAAACAGGTGGAGATCTTTTCTTGTCAAATGCCATTGTTCATAAAAAGTATTGTTTAAGAGCCTGTGTTGTCAATTTCCGAACGTCAAAAAAGGATATAGAAGAGATAGTGGAAATAATAGTGAACGTAGGCAGAAAAACTCATTTGAAGCTATTTACCAAATAAAATTGAATCAAACTATACCTATCTAGTTTGACATTGGGGCTTGTTTTATCATTGTCTGCAAAAAACGAACTTAATGCTCAGATGTTTTAGTGTTTGATACTATAGCTCTTGTTCATTTTAATTGATGAATGATAATACTTCCACAAAATAAAAACCTTTTAAGTATTCTTTAGAGGAACAAAATTACTTATTTGTGGCATTGACAAAATTGAAATTATACTACTTTTAGGAATAAAAAAAGTAATCAGGCTAAGCCAAAAGCATAAAAAATGCAAAACCTTTTATTTGATTTTATCAATAAATACGTAACGCTTTCAGACGAAGAGAAAGAAGCTATGGTAGCTTTAGACATTTTCCGTACAGTAAAAAAAGGGACCGATTTATTAAAAAGCGGCCAAAGCTCTAATGAAGGTTATTTCGTTTTAAAAGGATGTTTGCGAACTTATTACGTCATTGATGGCGAAGAAAAAACCACAGCCTTTTATACAGAAATGGAGGGTATCACACCAAACTGTGTCTATACCAAAAAAACATCAGAATATTACGTAGCCACCACAGAAGACTCCGTAATAAGTGTGTCAAATCCTGCTATGGAAGCCGGCATGTTTGAGCGATTCCCTAAATTTGAAACCATTTGTAGAGTTATAGGAGAAGAGCTTTTGGTCAAGCAACAAATCAATTTCGACGATTTTAAGACTTCTTCACCAGAACAACGCTACTTAAATCTATTAGAAAACAGACCCGACCTTCTGCAACGTGTTCCTCAACATCAATTGGCCAGTTTTTTAGGCATAAAACCACAGTCCTTAAGCCGACTGAAAGGAAGAATTCACGAAAAAAGTAAGGCTTGAGTTTCGTTTCTTAACTTAAGTGAACGTTTATTATTGACCCATCTCAGAACTTTGCATTATCAAAAACACAGATAATGAAAAAAATGCAAAGTAAAATTTTAACACTAATCCTTGTCTTATTACTAACAACTGGTTCACAATCAATCGCTCAATACGCCAAAACTGATACCACATTCAAAAAATGTTTCGTCGGTAGCAGTTTCGCTCTGCTTGGTAATTTCGCTAAGAAGAACAAACCGGAGTTTGCTCAGCTCAATTTCGGATATCGCCTTACAGGAAAAGATGTCATTTCTATAGAATTAAAAACGTGGAAATATGCCTGGCCATTAGGTATTCCTGCTTTCAGCGATTCTTTTGAAGCTCCTGAAACAAAATTCCCAGGATACATTAGAGAGAAAGGATTTGCTTTAGTACATCAACGCTATTGGTGGAAAGGTTTATATACGGGTATACACGTGATGAATGCTTGGCAAACATTTCATGATACCGATGGCCTTAAAATTGACGAGGGATTCCAGATTTTCAACACGTATAGAGTAGGCTACCACATTAAGCTTTTTAAAGATAGATTTTTTATTGAGCCTTCTCTTGCTATTACCCACAGACCTTATCATACCAAAATGCCAGATTCATTTAAACTCGAAGATGACAAGTGGTCTAAATTCCTTTTTGGAGAGCCCGGTCTACATTTTGGATTCAACTTTTAGATTTCTTAAACAAATAGTCCAAACTTGATTTTGTAAGAACCATCAAGTTTGGATTATACCTAATTGCCTTCTTTGCTTATTATTATATCTCAGACAGAGCACTGTTTTACTCATCTAAATCTCCCAGAAGCAGGAGTGAAAATATAACATACATTTCCATCGTTTTTTGACACGCAAAAAAAACACTCTTTTCACTTAAGATTAGAGTACTGCCCCACAAACAGGTAGGTCCTTTAAGGAAATTGTTCGTTTGTTTTATATTTTAGCTGAAAATCGTAAAACCACGGATGATGGCACTAAAAAAGACCATTGCATATACTCATAAATGGAAACACACTGTTTTCATAGCTTTATTATTAGGAATGGTGCTTCCTTTATTATTAATAACTTTAGAGCCGTTTGATACAAGCAACAGTTTTTCATATAAATACCTGATTCTTTCTGGGTATGCCTTTTGTATTACACTTCCTATTTTGTTGGTACATCCCATTGAAAACTATACCTACAAAATTCAATCAAACCGCTGGTTTATAATCAATGAGTGTGTATACATTTTTGTTACGCTCTTATTGATATTAGTGTTTTCATTTTTTTATCATTTCTACGTTGTAAGTGGTCTTTCTAAATTTAACTCTTCCAGTATCTTCCATTTCATTAAGACTTTCGGGCTACCGTTTATTCCACTGATAGTTCCTTTATGGCTTTATCTTCGTTCCAAATATGGAGTAATAGAGGTACCTCTTTATAACAAGGAGAGTGCTACTAAAACAAATAACGTCACCATTTACGGAGATAATAAAACTGAAACCTTGACCATTTCTGAGTCCGACTTTATTTATGCTCAGGCCCAACAAAACTATGTTGACCTCTATTATAAATCTGCTGAAGGAACAAAACAAAAAAACTTCAGAAGTACACTTTCTAATATAATGAGACAACTACCGAATGGCTGGCAAGTGCACCGTTCTTACTTAGTAAATTTGGATTATCTTATTTCCGTTGAAGGAAACTCTAGGAAGCGTTATATAATTATTTCTAATACTGAAGAAACCATTCCTATTTCTCAAAAATATTATGATGCCCTAAGTAAAAGGCTTTCAAAATCGTCCCAATTAGAGCAATTTTAGCCCAATAGCTTCAAAATCAGCACAAAACCTTCATACTCATCACTCTTTTTTTCAGCCTTTATTTTTATGCATTCTCTTTGTGAGAACCAATAAAAATAAAACATATGAAAGCCCTCGCACTTGTAAGTATCACCACATTCGTATTATTTTTCACTAGCTGTTCTTCCAGTAAATATGTCAAATATTTAAAAAAGAACACGGAGGTAAGACTGCTGTCTGATTCACTTCATTTCAATTCTTTGACCAAAGATTTCTATAAGAATAAACTCTTTCTTGTAGGAGAAATTCACGAAGTAGAAACTTCCCCAAGGATAGATTTAGCTATGTTTAATCAGATAAACCAGCATACCAACGTTGATATTTATTTAGCGGAGATGGATATAGTTCAGGGCTACTATCTTCAAAAGTACTTAGAAGGTTCCAATGAATTATCCCTAAAAGAGATACTTAAAAACTGGGCGGTTTATATTGGAAGTATTTCTGAACAATACAGAAACAAGTGGGTCAAAATGAGAACTTATTATGAGAGTCTCCCTGATGACTCAAAATTTAAACTTATTGGAATCGATAAGATTGCGAATTTCGATCTTGTAAGAAAAATCCTACTTGAGAAACTCCCTGTTCAATATCATACAGCCATTCCCACAGATGATGAAGAATTGATTGCTTGGTCTGATAGCACATTAAGTAGTATTCTAGCATTGAACGAATTAGCTGTGGAGCCCAATGACATAAGTTTGCTCAAAAATATTCAATTCAACTTATCAAATTACCCAAAAATAAGATCAAGAGATGAGTTTATGTACACCAATTTTAAAAGATACTACACTCAAAATGAATGGAATAACAAAACTATTTATGGCGGCTTTGGTTTTGCACATACATTACAAGCTTACAATTACACACTGGCCGGAAGAATAAAAAAAGATTCGCTTCTACCTTATTCCAACAAAATGGTCAGCATGAATGCACTCTATGTTGACTCCAGATTAACGGTACAAAGTTTAGTACTTCCCAAATTCTTACAAGATAAAGGCGAGCCGTTTACTCGATTTAAATTTTCCTACGATAACAGGTTGTTCATGTACATCAAAGGCATTGCTGATTATAAAAAAGTAACAAAGCCCAATACCATAAGTTTAATAAAATTAGACGCAAAAGACTCTCCATATTCATATTCTGCTAGAGGTACAAAAACAAAGAGCCTAATACACATTTGGGATGGTTTTGATATAATTGATGGAACATCAACAACCGACTATGCACAGTATATTTTTTTCGTCAGAAATGCGGACTGGATAAAACCTGATAAGGAATAAGATAAAATGACTGAAAGCTTACAAAACTAGCTCCGTGCACATCTTTTGGTATCTCAACCTAAAGAGCTAAATTCGCTATTTGAGGCACAGAGACGTGTATTTAAAAAGCTCAATTAATAACGAAGTATGATTTCTGATTTTCTACTGAAACTTGTGCCATTCTCTCCCAATGAACTTAATGACATAGTCTCTCATTTTGAAAAAGAGCATGTTGCTAAAGACGAAGTGTTAATAAAAGAAGGGCAGATCTGCCATAAGTTATATTTTATAGAACAGGGCATTGGCAGAAGCTATTACCTTAAAGAAGATGGTAAAGATGTAACGCAGTGGTTTTTTGGAGATGGCAACTTCATGACTAGTGCAGATAGTTTCTTTCAGCAAAGTCCTAGTTTATACTTTTTGGAGGTTTTAGAAGATGCCGTACTCTATAGTATTACTAAAGAAAAAATGGATTTACTCTTAGCCAAATATCACAAGATGGAAACGCTTTCAAGACTTGTAACCATAGAAATACTAAACCAAATAGTGCAAAAACTAAACGCTATCCAGTTTCAGACTGCCAAAGAGCGTTATAATTATATGCTTGCAGATTTCCCAGACATTGCTCAGCGTGTTTCATTAGGTCACATAGCCTCTTATCTTGGAATAACACAAGAAACCCTAAGCCGAATACGAAGAAAGAACTAGCATTAGCGAAATGAGTTTTGTTTTATGATCTAGATCAAAGGAAAGCCTTTCTATTAGCCTCACTTTTGCATTGTAATAACAAATGATTTACAATGCAAAACAACAAATCCAAATTAAGCGTCATCATAATAGCACTGGTATGGTTCCTTCCATCCATGGCTTTAGCACAGCTTTTGGAGCCAAACCTTAGAGAACTCATACATCAAGGACTTGATAAAAGCCATAGCGTCAATAGCTATAATTTTGATAAAGAACAGGCTAAAGTTGATCAAAAAATAGCAAAATCTGTACTCCTGCCTAAACTTACCCTCAATGGAAGTTATACAAGATTAAATGATGATATCACTTTTGATGAGGACACCGAAAACCTTTTAATTTCTACACAAAAACTTCTTATTAAAGAGGCCGTAGGAATACCTTTTAATGATGCATTTCCAGAAAGTATTCCATTAACAGCAGTGCCAAACTTGCAGAACAAAAACATACTAAAATCAAATATGGATTTGGACTGGGTAGTGTTTAGTGGATTTGCTGTTGATAATGCAATAGAAGCTAGTAAACACAAAGAGGCTTCTCTGAACCACCTTACCGAGGTGGAAAAAGGAAAAGTAGCTTTAAAAATCATAGAAACTTATGATAAACTAGCTTTAGTATATGCCTCAAAAGGTGTGCTGACAACTTCTCAAGACTTCTTAAACGAACAAGAATATTTTGTAAGAAAGGCCATAGAAAATGGTTTAACAACGCCTATTGACCGAAAAAAAATAGAGTTAGCCCAGCAGCAATTAGAGGGAAAGCTGCTAGAATTTGAACAAAATAAAACCCTACTCATAGAAGTGCTGCACCAGCTCACTAATGACGATAGAGAACATTTAAGTTCGCTCCAGCCCACATTAGAGCCTTATGCCATAAACACATTATCCATGGCTGAAAAACGCAATGAAATAATGGCTTTGGAAGAAGCTGAACAAGCCACGCTTTTTAAAGCACAAATGGAGAAAAATAACTTCATACCTAAGGTGGCTGTTAAAGGACACTATGAATTTATAGAAAGTGGTTTATCCTTATTAGACCCAAAATGGTATGTTGGCTTAGGCTTAAAATGGAATGTTTTTGATGGTTTTGAATCACGTTTAAAAAGTGAAAAAACTAAAATTGAAGGGTTGAAATATGGTGAACAAAAAGCAGAAGCTGAAGAAATGATAGCTCTAAGCATTATTAACGCCGAATTCACCTATCAATCAAGCCTTCAAAACATAAAAATGGTTCATAAGGAAATAGAGCTTGCCAGTGATACTTATGATATGATTAATAAGCAATACAAGAATAGTTTGGCCTCTGTAAACGATGTTTTAGATGCTTTAAACGAGTTAGAAAAATCCAATTTCAAATTACAAGAGTCTTTTTTCAAACAGCGTAAAGCCGCCACAGCATTACTTCACGCCAAAGGGATACTCTACTATTAATACACTAAAAAAGAAATACGAAAATGAAATCACTAATAAATATATGTATCGGTTTTATGGCAATGGCTTACTTAAGCTCTTGTGAAAACGAAACACCAATAACAGATTATAGAGGGCAAGTCAAGTTTGAAACCATTTCGGTTAGTAATAAACTGGCTGGAAGAATTAGCAAAATCTATGTTCAAGAAGGGCAAACCGTAAAGCAAGGAGACACGCTAGCAATTATATACATTCCTGAAGTAAATGCTAAAATGATGCAAACCGAAGGAGCTATAACTGCCGCCAAAGGTCAATTAAATATGGCCTTAAAAGGTGCCACTTTAGAGCAGCTAGGTCAAATTGACGGTCAAATTGATGCTGCCAAAGCACAATTAAATTTTGCTCAAGAGTCTTATAACAGATTGCAAGCCATGTATAAAGATTCCTTAATTAGTTTACAGTCATTTGATGAAGTAAAAATGAAACGTGACATGGCTAAAGCACAAATTTCTGCTTTACAGGCCAAACGCAAGGAAGTAAGTCAAAGTGCACGCACAGAACAAATAGACCAAGCTAAAGGGCAATTAAACAGGGCTCTTGGTGCTAAAGAGGAAGTACTTTCTGCAGCTGACGAAAAGGTTATGACTGCTCCTGTAGACATGACTATTGAAACCATAAGCCTTCAAGAAGGTGAATTATTAACACCTGGTTATGCTCTTTTTAATGGATATCAAAAGAACAGCATGTTCTTCCGATTTACAATACCAGAATCTAAGATATACGACTTCAAAGTAGACCAAGAACTCACCTTGATTAATCCATATATAGAGCAAGAAACATCTGCTAAAATTATAGCCATAAAGCAGTTGGCACATTATGCCGACATCACCAGTACATCGCCTTTATATGAATTATCCGAGTCTATTTACGAATTGAAAGTGATACCAACTTCTGACGTATCTAAACAATCCTTTTTTCTAAATGCCACTGTTTTGATTAAATAATAATCACTATGAAAGAGTACTTAAAGTTAATTAAAGTAGAGTTTAAGCGTATTTTCTCAAACAACGTATTGCTTGCTATTTTCATTGGAGCACCTATCTTTTATGGGCTTTTGCTTGGCTATGTATATGAAGGAGCAAAAGTGATAAACTTACCCATTGTCATAGTCGACGAGGACAATAGTCCCATTTCTGATAAGATTATTGATGCCTTTTCAGACAATGAAGGCTTGTCTGTTAGTGGTCTACGCTATGCTCCGGGTAACCTTATAAATGAAATGCCAACAATGCAATATGCCGCAGTGATTACCATACCTAGCGGCTTTGAAGCTGATATTCTGCAAAAAAGACACCCTGAAATAAGAGTAGACCTGAATATGGCAAATATGCTAAACGCAAATACTGCGAGTAAAAATATTCAATCAGTTTTAATGACGTTGAACGCTGGAATTGAAATAGAAGGATTAAAAAAACAAGGTATGCCACCACCACAGGCTTTGGCAAGCTATGAAAGCTTTAAAATCAATTTTAATAAGCTTTACAATTCCTCTGGAAACTATGTTACATTCATGCTTCCAGGTATACTCGGTGCCATTATGCAGCAGGTTATCTTCTTAGCATTAGCATTGGTTTTTGCACGAGATTTTGAAGACGGATACTTCGGTACGCTTGTAAAAAAGAGTAAATTCTCTTTATATCACATCCTGCTTAAATCCATTCCCTTTTTATTGATGATACCAGTAATGTGGGCAATTGTAAGTTTGTTTATCCCTTATTTTAAAATTGATGCCGACATATACAATCTTCCAATGCTGGTTTTAGCCACACTCCTATCATTGGCTTCTATGTTTATAGGAATGTTGTTTTCCATCGCTATTCCAAGTCAGTTAAAAGCGACAGAACTTCTAATGGTTATTTCCACTCCAGCTTTTATATTGAGCGGGTTTACTTGGCCCACAATGGCCTTCCCTCATGCTATAAGTCAGGTAGCACAGTACATTCCATTGACTCAATTTTTAAGTGCCTTTAGAAAAATAGCTTTTTATGGTGGTGATTTAGCGGCTGTCAAACCCGAAATAAATATGTTGCTTTTGATAATGTTCGTGGCCTTAGTTGCTATGGTTTTATTACTTCAAGTCAAGATATATTTATTTGGCAAAAAACAAGCTAAAAGGAAAATTGTGGCCAAATAGCTTTCATTAAAATCGTTCTAGGTCTGTTTCCCTCTTTTGGCTTTCCAGCCACCAAAGAGCATATCAAAGAAAATACTATGACGCTTCACTCAAAAAATTAATATATCCGAATGATTATAGACGACGGCCCAAACCTAAAATGGCTGTCGTCTATTTTCCCATTACTTCTGTTCTCTTAAAGCATTAGTTTTCTTCTTATAAATTCTCCAATTTAATATATAATACCTGCACGCTTCGTTTGGCGGAATTTTATTAATTCTTTACATTCGGCTTTTCTTATTTGCGAGCATCTTCAAAAGAAGGCTTAAAAATATATCAGTCAAAGAGCCACTCAAAACATGAAAAAAGCACTTCTATTCTTAATTATATTAAGTACTTATTCGTGTAATAAAAGTAATGACTATTTCTCCAGCGAACTTATTTCAGAATGTCCCGAGCAATTAGAAGACTTTAAGACACAAAATATTGATGCTGAACTAAAATTCACTGAATTAGAAACAGGTCTTGATTCTCTAAAATTCTTTTTTGGTTCGATTACTAAAAACAATAAAACTGACTATTGGATAGCTTCCAATTTTAAAGGGAATAACGGACTTAGAGGTGTTTCTTTAAAACCTACCGATTCTTTAAATTTCCTATCAGAAGACATCACTTTGGAAATCAATCCCTTTGACCCTATTTCTCCTTATAGTGTATCTCTTAGGATCTTACACGAACCTTCTACCAATACCGTTCAATATTTATGGCTAAAGAATGGTTTACCTACTAAAACAGCCACTTTTGTTAAAGTAGAGAAGCCGATACTACAAGGAAAAGAGTTTCCCGAAATATCCATTAAAGCCTTAAATGGAGAAACTATTTCTTCCAAAGACTTTAAAAACAAAATCATAGTAATCAACTGGTGGTCTACCAGTTGTAGCCCATGCGTAAAGGAGATACCAGAGTTAAATGGCATTTTTGAGAAATATAAATCGTACGAAAACATTCTTTTTTTAGCCATTACAAATGACACGAAAGATAGGGTGCTGCCATTTCTAGAAAAACACAATTTTAAATATACTCAAGGTTTGGGACGTGATGAGATAAATGAAGTGTTCAAAGGTTTTCAACCCCAAAATATCATCATTAACAAACATGGTGTGACTGAATTATTTCTAGCAGGATACATAGAACAAACGCCTTCAATTATTGATAAAACTATAGAGCAGCTATTAGAAAAGAAATAGCTTTTCCATTAATGGTCTTCCCACATGTGGCCTCATTTAGAATATCTAAAAATAATTTCACTAACTCAGGCATTAAGACCAGTAACAACAAGCCAATTGACCTCACTTAAATAGTCCATGTCCGAAAAAAAGCTCATTAATATTAATCAAGAGAAACTAGAAGAACAGATTCTTGCTCTCAAAAAGGAGTTAGCGGCTATTGAAAAGACAACGCGTTCTTTTGAGCATTTACTACGTTCACATCTAAGTGATTTGATTATAGAAGCACAAGAGCTTTACGTTTTATACAAGGAGATTAAAAAGAAAAAAAAGGAAAAGCGACTAGAACAGAAAAAACGAGGTAAAAATTATACAGAACCAACTGGCTTAATAATTACGCCTAAAAAGGAAAAGACTCTTATCTCAGCGGAACAGCAAAAAGAGAAAAAAAGGTTATATCGAGAAG
This sequence is a window from Arcticibacterium luteifluviistationis. Protein-coding genes within it:
- a CDS encoding pyridoxal phosphate-dependent decarboxylase family protein — translated: MTENRENEIEINKEEFRKIGYQLIDKIADFIDSIDKKPVTTKKLPSELQELIGDNPLPENGTSPKELLSKTSDLLFNNSLLNGHPKFLGYITSSAAPLGALADLLAASVNPNVGAHILSPMATEIEKQTIKWLAEFIGVSPNYGGLLVSGGNMANFTAFLAARTAKAPQSIKEHGISNDSEKLTIYCSKATHTWVEKAAILFGLGTNSIRWIQTTPSNKLDEKILEKTIKEDIKNGSKPIMLIGTAGDVSTGVVDNLKNLSTISKKYDMWFHIDGAYGIPAAVIPSLKSLFEGVSEADSIALDPHKWLYSPLEAGCTLVKNPQHLIDTFSSHPEYYNFNNPEGEIAQNYYEFGLQNSRGFRALKVWLTLQQVGRSGYEKLISEDIQLSELLFSLAENHEELEAVTQNLSITTFRYKPFNNADEDYLNKLNEAILNELQTGGDLFLSNAIVHKKYCLRACVVNFRTSKKDIEEIVEIIVNVGRKTHLKLFTK
- a CDS encoding Crp/Fnr family transcriptional regulator; protein product: MQNLLFDFINKYVTLSDEEKEAMVALDIFRTVKKGTDLLKSGQSSNEGYFVLKGCLRTYYVIDGEEKTTAFYTEMEGITPNCVYTKKTSEYYVATTEDSVISVSNPAMEAGMFERFPKFETICRVIGEELLVKQQINFDDFKTSSPEQRYLNLLENRPDLLQRVPQHQLASFLGIKPQSLSRLKGRIHEKSKA
- a CDS encoding LytTR family DNA-binding domain-containing protein; amino-acid sequence: MMALKKTIAYTHKWKHTVFIALLLGMVLPLLLITLEPFDTSNSFSYKYLILSGYAFCITLPILLVHPIENYTYKIQSNRWFIINECVYIFVTLLLILVFSFFYHFYVVSGLSKFNSSSIFHFIKTFGLPFIPLIVPLWLYLRSKYGVIEVPLYNKESATKTNNVTIYGDNKTETLTISESDFIYAQAQQNYVDLYYKSAEGTKQKNFRSTLSNIMRQLPNGWQVHRSYLVNLDYLISVEGNSRKRYIIISNTEETIPISQKYYDALSKRLSKSSQLEQF
- a CDS encoding Crp/Fnr family transcriptional regulator; the encoded protein is MISDFLLKLVPFSPNELNDIVSHFEKEHVAKDEVLIKEGQICHKLYFIEQGIGRSYYLKEDGKDVTQWFFGDGNFMTSADSFFQQSPSLYFLEVLEDAVLYSITKEKMDLLLAKYHKMETLSRLVTIEILNQIVQKLNAIQFQTAKERYNYMLADFPDIAQRVSLGHIASYLGITQETLSRIRRKN
- a CDS encoding TolC family protein, producing the protein MQNNKSKLSVIIIALVWFLPSMALAQLLEPNLRELIHQGLDKSHSVNSYNFDKEQAKVDQKIAKSVLLPKLTLNGSYTRLNDDITFDEDTENLLISTQKLLIKEAVGIPFNDAFPESIPLTAVPNLQNKNILKSNMDLDWVVFSGFAVDNAIEASKHKEASLNHLTEVEKGKVALKIIETYDKLALVYASKGVLTTSQDFLNEQEYFVRKAIENGLTTPIDRKKIELAQQQLEGKLLEFEQNKTLLIEVLHQLTNDDREHLSSLQPTLEPYAINTLSMAEKRNEIMALEEAEQATLFKAQMEKNNFIPKVAVKGHYEFIESGLSLLDPKWYVGLGLKWNVFDGFESRLKSEKTKIEGLKYGEQKAEAEEMIALSIINAEFTYQSSLQNIKMVHKEIELASDTYDMINKQYKNSLASVNDVLDALNELEKSNFKLQESFFKQRKAATALLHAKGILYY
- a CDS encoding HlyD family secretion protein; amino-acid sequence: MKSLINICIGFMAMAYLSSCENETPITDYRGQVKFETISVSNKLAGRISKIYVQEGQTVKQGDTLAIIYIPEVNAKMMQTEGAITAAKGQLNMALKGATLEQLGQIDGQIDAAKAQLNFAQESYNRLQAMYKDSLISLQSFDEVKMKRDMAKAQISALQAKRKEVSQSARTEQIDQAKGQLNRALGAKEEVLSAADEKVMTAPVDMTIETISLQEGELLTPGYALFNGYQKNSMFFRFTIPESKIYDFKVDQELTLINPYIEQETSAKIIAIKQLAHYADITSTSPLYELSESIYELKVIPTSDVSKQSFFLNATVLIK
- a CDS encoding ABC transporter permease, translating into MKEYLKLIKVEFKRIFSNNVLLAIFIGAPIFYGLLLGYVYEGAKVINLPIVIVDEDNSPISDKIIDAFSDNEGLSVSGLRYAPGNLINEMPTMQYAAVITIPSGFEADILQKRHPEIRVDLNMANMLNANTASKNIQSVLMTLNAGIEIEGLKKQGMPPPQALASYESFKINFNKLYNSSGNYVTFMLPGILGAIMQQVIFLALALVFARDFEDGYFGTLVKKSKFSLYHILLKSIPFLLMIPVMWAIVSLFIPYFKIDADIYNLPMLVLATLLSLASMFIGMLFSIAIPSQLKATELLMVISTPAFILSGFTWPTMAFPHAISQVAQYIPLTQFLSAFRKIAFYGGDLAAVKPEINMLLLIMFVALVAMVLLLQVKIYLFGKKQAKRKIVAK
- a CDS encoding TlpA family protein disulfide reductase — encoded protein: MKKALLFLIILSTYSCNKSNDYFSSELISECPEQLEDFKTQNIDAELKFTELETGLDSLKFFFGSITKNNKTDYWIASNFKGNNGLRGVSLKPTDSLNFLSEDITLEINPFDPISPYSVSLRILHEPSTNTVQYLWLKNGLPTKTATFVKVEKPILQGKEFPEISIKALNGETISSKDFKNKIIVINWWSTSCSPCVKEIPELNGIFEKYKSYENILFLAITNDTKDRVLPFLEKHNFKYTQGLGRDEINEVFKGFQPQNIIINKHGVTELFLAGYIEQTPSIIDKTIEQLLEKK